A single genomic interval of Synechococcales cyanobacterium CNB harbors:
- the nuoK gene encoding NADH-quinone oxidoreductase subunit NuoK, with translation MDGVTLAHYLAVSAAMFAIGLVGFLTRRNLIIMFLCTELMFQAAGIALIAFSRFHLHMTGQTFVIFVLTVAAAEAALALALVVLLYRRKDSLSADEWAEMKG, from the coding sequence ATGGACGGCGTGACGCTGGCGCACTACCTCGCGGTGTCGGCGGCCATGTTCGCCATCGGGCTGGTCGGGTTCCTCACGCGGCGGAACCTGATCATCATGTTCCTGTGCACGGAACTGATGTTCCAGGCGGCGGGGATCGCGCTGATCGCGTTCAGCCGCTTCCACCTGCACATGACCGGGCAGACGTTCGTGATCTTCGTGCTCACGGTGGCGGCGGCCGAGGCCGCGCTGGCGCTGGCGCTCGTGGTGCTGCTGTACCGGCGCAAGGACTCGCTGAGCGCGGACGAGTGGGCGGAGATGAAGGGGTAG
- the nuoL gene encoding NADH-quinone oxidoreductase subunit L, translating into MVGAWAEMTGLVGAAAAAGGDGAPAAGTVAGPWWVVLIPLLPMAGVVLTLVCAIFDVRTKAPAWMSVGCLAASFGLAALAYLELAGGPTAVTVGFRWIDVAWGEGPGQRLSADFAFAFDGLTCLWMLFVTGLATLIALYASEYMSHDAGVGYCRFFAAFNLFVFSMACLVMADNLLLLFLGWEGVGLCSYLLIGYFYKKPSAVAAAKKAFIMNRIGDLGLLMGMLLTFVQFGTLKYAELWPLVEPFVAAVRAGHADEVPFLVGLIPVLFMVGAFGKSAQLPLYVWLPDAMEGPTPVSALIHAATMVTAGVYLVARTYPLFLVSEWALPVVAWVGALTALLAATIGMAQFDIKRIMAYSTVSQLGYMFCGMALLTSVGGAFHVFTHAFFKATLFLCCGAVMHGFAGQLDLRRLSGVGLMPGWRIVGLAMLVGCLNLAGFPFTAGFFSKDMILAEAFVTAGPGYRAIGWILLLTAGLTAYYTFRVFFRVFVGPVEYEPGDEHHADHHDGHDEHHGQGEPGSAHAEHGSGFHPHAPGWAINLVLALLAVGSLAAAGAYFVHSEQHGWVGNLLHGSPAEPTHSAAFVAAHGQVEGDAEAHGSFFGLDPHKAMYFVSSAIGLVGIGVAFVLHYAGRTSSARSRADGLLPKVGPVAKWAQGKWYVDELYDAVIVKPLWVLSHMLHMIDKLVVDGLVNAAGWLPRMIGRAVRPSQGGVLHGYAVQMAGGIAVALLVVWLMTL; encoded by the coding sequence GTGGTTGGCGCATGGGCGGAGATGACGGGCCTGGTCGGGGCCGCCGCGGCGGCGGGCGGCGATGGCGCGCCCGCGGCGGGGACGGTCGCCGGCCCGTGGTGGGTGGTGCTGATCCCGCTGCTGCCGATGGCGGGCGTCGTGCTGACGCTGGTGTGCGCGATCTTCGACGTGCGGACGAAGGCGCCGGCGTGGATGTCGGTCGGGTGCCTGGCGGCGTCGTTCGGGCTGGCGGCGCTGGCGTATCTCGAGCTGGCGGGCGGGCCGACGGCGGTGACGGTCGGGTTCCGCTGGATCGACGTGGCGTGGGGCGAGGGGCCGGGGCAGCGGCTGAGCGCGGACTTCGCGTTCGCGTTCGACGGGCTGACGTGCCTGTGGATGCTGTTCGTGACGGGGCTGGCGACGCTGATCGCGCTCTACGCGAGCGAGTACATGAGCCACGACGCGGGGGTCGGCTACTGCCGGTTCTTCGCGGCGTTCAACCTGTTCGTGTTCTCGATGGCGTGCCTCGTGATGGCGGACAACCTGCTGCTGCTCTTCCTGGGGTGGGAGGGCGTGGGGCTGTGCTCGTACCTGCTGATCGGGTACTTCTACAAGAAGCCGTCGGCGGTGGCGGCGGCGAAGAAGGCGTTCATCATGAACCGCATCGGCGACCTCGGGTTGCTGATGGGGATGCTGCTGACGTTCGTGCAGTTCGGGACGCTGAAGTACGCGGAGTTGTGGCCGCTGGTGGAGCCGTTCGTGGCGGCGGTGCGGGCGGGCCACGCGGACGAGGTTCCGTTCCTGGTGGGGCTGATCCCGGTGCTGTTCATGGTCGGGGCGTTCGGGAAGAGCGCGCAGCTGCCGCTCTACGTCTGGTTGCCGGACGCGATGGAGGGTCCGACGCCGGTGAGCGCGCTGATCCACGCGGCGACGATGGTGACGGCGGGCGTGTACCTGGTGGCGCGGACGTACCCGCTCTTCCTGGTGAGCGAGTGGGCGCTGCCGGTGGTGGCGTGGGTGGGCGCGCTGACCGCGCTGCTGGCCGCGACGATCGGGATGGCCCAGTTCGACATCAAGCGGATCATGGCGTACTCGACCGTGAGCCAGCTGGGGTACATGTTCTGCGGCATGGCGCTGCTGACGAGCGTGGGCGGGGCGTTCCACGTCTTCACGCACGCCTTCTTCAAGGCGACGCTCTTCCTGTGCTGCGGCGCGGTCATGCACGGGTTCGCGGGGCAGCTGGACCTGCGCCGGCTGAGCGGCGTGGGGCTGATGCCGGGGTGGCGGATCGTGGGGCTGGCGATGCTGGTCGGGTGCCTGAACCTCGCAGGGTTCCCCTTCACGGCGGGGTTCTTCAGCAAGGACATGATCCTGGCCGAGGCGTTCGTGACGGCCGGGCCGGGGTACCGGGCGATCGGGTGGATCCTGCTGCTGACGGCGGGGCTGACGGCGTACTACACCTTCCGCGTGTTCTTCCGGGTGTTCGTCGGGCCGGTGGAGTACGAGCCGGGGGACGAGCACCACGCCGACCATCACGACGGTCACGATGAGCACCATGGCCAGGGGGAGCCTGGGAGCGCGCACGCGGAGCACGGCAGCGGGTTCCATCCGCACGCGCCGGGGTGGGCGATCAATCTCGTGCTCGCGCTGCTGGCCGTCGGGTCGCTCGCGGCGGCGGGGGCGTACTTCGTGCACTCGGAGCAGCACGGGTGGGTGGGGAACCTGCTGCACGGCTCGCCCGCGGAGCCGACACACTCGGCGGCGTTCGTGGCTGCGCACGGGCAGGTCGAGGGGGACGCGGAGGCGCACGGTTCGTTCTTCGGGCTGGACCCGCACAAGGCGATGTACTTCGTGTCGTCGGCGATCGGGCTGGTCGGGATCGGCGTGGCGTTCGTGCTGCACTACGCCGGGCGCACGTCGTCGGCTCGGAGCCGGGCGGATGGGCTGTTGCCGAAGGTCGGGCCGGTGGCGAAGTGGGCGCAGGGCAAGTGGTACGTGGACGAGCTGTACGACGCGGTGATCGTCAAGCCGCTGTGGGTGCTCTCGCACATGCTGCACATGATCGACAAGCTTGTGGTGGACGGGCTGGTGAACGCGGCGGGCTGGCTGCCGCGGATGATCGGTCGGGCGGTGCGTCCGTCGCAGGGCGGCGTGCTGCACGGGTACGCGGTGCAGATGGCGGGGGGGATCGCGGTGGCGCTGCTGGTGGTGTGGCTGATGACGTTGTGA
- a CDS encoding NADH-quinone oxidoreductase subunit M yields MMLALLIILPLAFALVVVARPAEHARSIALVGTLVALAACVAAMRAFDWSHAADTGQLGGSVAWLPALGLNLSVGVDSVALLLIALTALLGPLCVLGSWTAITEQRRTFYAWLLVLQAAMTGVFAARDLVLFYVCFEFTLIPMYVLISLFGSTNRRAAATKFFLYTFTGSLLTLAGLLYVVWFVARPEQHGAWTFDIGVLTAHAPRMSGVAQGWVLLALLAGFAVKVPLFPVHTWLPLAHTEAPTAGSVILAGVLLKLGTYGIYRFALPIAPAAVVEYAPLIAGLSVVGIVYAGLVCWVQTDVKKLVAYSSVSHLGFCVLGLVALNGAGLSGSVLYMLNHGLSTGALFLLVGMMYERYHTRSMRELGGLAAKMPVWATFMVFFAMASVGLPGLNGFVSEFLCIMGAFQADDGWGRFGDLPGATPGRLGPWFGLAAGTGVIIAAMYLLYMVGRMCFGPLIEPGGHGGAHGHGDEDAHEGGLPKDLTGREIGALLPLAALCLALGVYPSPLLDSIREPVNATVAHVLGNADGGGGAPVRPAAPGTVHAEGGR; encoded by the coding sequence ATGATGCTCGCGCTGCTCATCATCCTGCCGCTGGCGTTCGCGCTGGTCGTGGTCGCGCGGCCCGCCGAGCACGCGCGCTCGATCGCGCTGGTGGGGACGCTGGTCGCGCTGGCGGCGTGCGTTGCGGCGATGCGGGCGTTCGACTGGTCGCACGCGGCGGACACGGGGCAACTGGGCGGGTCGGTGGCGTGGCTGCCCGCGCTGGGGCTGAACCTGTCCGTCGGAGTGGACTCGGTCGCCCTGCTGCTGATCGCGCTGACCGCGCTGCTCGGGCCGCTGTGCGTGCTGGGGTCGTGGACGGCGATCACGGAGCAGCGGCGGACGTTCTACGCGTGGCTGCTCGTCCTGCAGGCGGCGATGACGGGGGTGTTCGCTGCCCGCGACTTGGTGCTGTTCTATGTCTGCTTCGAGTTCACGCTGATCCCGATGTACGTGCTCATCAGCCTGTTCGGCTCGACGAACCGACGCGCGGCGGCGACCAAGTTCTTCCTGTACACCTTCACCGGCTCGCTGCTCACGCTCGCGGGGCTGCTGTACGTGGTGTGGTTCGTCGCCAGGCCGGAGCAGCACGGGGCGTGGACGTTCGACATCGGCGTGCTGACGGCGCACGCGCCGCGGATGAGCGGCGTGGCGCAGGGTTGGGTGCTGCTCGCGCTGCTGGCGGGGTTCGCGGTGAAGGTGCCGCTGTTCCCGGTGCATACCTGGCTGCCGCTGGCGCACACGGAGGCGCCGACAGCGGGCAGCGTGATCCTGGCGGGCGTGCTGCTGAAGCTGGGGACGTACGGCATCTACCGCTTCGCGCTGCCGATCGCGCCGGCGGCGGTGGTGGAGTACGCGCCGCTCATCGCCGGGCTGAGCGTGGTCGGGATCGTGTACGCGGGGCTGGTCTGCTGGGTGCAGACGGACGTGAAGAAGCTGGTCGCGTACTCGTCGGTGTCGCACCTGGGGTTCTGCGTGCTGGGGCTGGTCGCTCTGAACGGGGCGGGGCTGTCCGGTTCGGTGTTGTACATGCTGAACCACGGGCTGAGCACGGGCGCGCTGTTCCTGCTGGTGGGGATGATGTACGAGCGATACCACACGCGGTCGATGCGCGAGCTGGGCGGGCTGGCGGCGAAGATGCCGGTGTGGGCGACGTTCATGGTGTTCTTCGCGATGGCGTCGGTCGGCCTGCCGGGGCTGAACGGGTTCGTGAGCGAGTTCCTGTGCATCATGGGCGCGTTCCAGGCGGACGACGGTTGGGGGCGCTTCGGCGACCTGCCGGGCGCGACGCCGGGGCGGCTCGGGCCGTGGTTCGGACTCGCGGCCGGGACGGGCGTCATCATCGCGGCGATGTACCTGCTCTACATGGTCGGGCGGATGTGCTTCGGGCCGCTGATCGAGCCGGGCGGGCACGGGGGCGCGCACGGGCACGGCGACGAGGATGCGCACGAGGGCGGGCTGCCGAAGGACCTGACGGGGCGAGAGATCGGCGCGCTGCTGCCGCTGGCGGCGTTGTGCCTCGCGCTGGGCGTGTACCCGTCGCCGCTGCTGGATTCGATCCGTGAGCCGGTGAACGCGACGGTGGCGCACGTGCTGGGCAACGCGGACGGTGGCGGTGGTGCGCCGGTTCGGCCGGCCGCGCCCGGGACGGTCCACGCGGAGGGCGGGCGATGA